A region from the Brassica napus cultivar Da-Ae chromosome C8, Da-Ae, whole genome shotgun sequence genome encodes:
- the LOC106380931 gene encoding phosphate transporter PHO1 homolog 3-like encodes MKFGKEFSSQMVPEWQQAYMDYGFLKTLLKEIIRFKRRTNNAAPRGGAKNHLGGEGLNRNMTLYRAFSGLVSISRRQRHGNSHDVEEGVQLTTTTTTGPILVNTTADRGCETTFLMAAEEGGEYELVFFRRLDDEFNKVSKFYKEKVEEVLKEAVVLNKQMDALIAFRVKVENPEGWGWDERTVEISRLASDIATSAATLSASTPAGAKSMKVRSQAHMEAIQEGASSRAEQLEDDVEEEQGEDNAARESVNEVKTTRMRAVRPAPLDILDRVSINNTIETPRSTIKGVLQVPKQTDLKFSRENLMKVEEKLRHAFIVFYQKLRLLKSYSFLNVLAFLKVLKKYDKITSREATKHYMKMVDSSYLGSSDDVVRLMERVEATFIKHFANANRTKGMNILRPKAKRERHRITFATGFSAGCVFSLIVALVAIIRTRNLLQGDGQKQYMNTMFPLYSLFGFIVLHIIMYAANIYYWRRYKVNYSFIFGFKQGTELGYIQVLLVGFTIGVFALLCVLANLDMEADPKTKGYQTLTELLPLFLLIAMFLVLVLPFNFFYRSSRYFFLACVFRCLAAPLYKVTLPDFFLADQFTSQVQALRSIEFYVCYYGWGDFRHRKNTCNTSLYNSFLFIVAVLPYVSRLLQCLRRLFEEKNPEQGYNGLKYLLTIVAVCLRTAYSFHKGDIAWRMVAAISSAAAAIFSTYWDFVHDWGLLNRTSKNRWLRDKLIIPQKKVYFIAMILNVLLRFAWIQTVLDFNFSFMHRQTMVTTVASLEIIRRGIWSFFRLENEHLNNVGKYRAFKSVPLPFNYDEDEDKDD; translated from the exons ATGAAGTTCGGGAAGGAGTTTTCATCTCAGATGGTGCCAGAGTGGCAACAAGCTTACATGGATTACGGCTTTCTCAAAACCCTGCTCAAAGAAATCATCCGGTTCAAACGCAGAACCAACAATGCAGCTCCACGTGGTGGCGCCAAGAATCACCTCGGCGGTGAAGGACTAAACCGGAATATGACACTTTACCGCGCGTTTAGCGGCTTAGTCTCAATTTCAAGAAGACAAAGACACGGCAACTCTCACGACGTCGAGGAAGGGGTGCAGTTAACGACGACTACAACTACGGGGCCGATTCTTGTGAACACCACGGCGGATCGCGGTTGCGAGACGACGTTTCTGATGGCCGCGGAGGAAGGAGGAGAGTACGAGCTGGTGTTTTTCCGGAGACTAGACGACGAGTTCAACAAAGTGAGTAAGTTTTACAAAGAGAAAGTTGAAGAAGTGTTGAAAGAAGCGGTGGTGCTTAACAAACAGATGGACGCTTTGATAGCGTTTCGTGTCAAAGTTGAGAATCCAGAAGGGTGGGGATGGGATGAACGGACGGTGGAGATCAGCCGTTTGGCTTCCGATATCGCTACTTCCGCCGCTACTCTCTCCGCTTCTACTCCGGCCGGAGCTAAGTCCA TGAAAGTTCGAAGTCAAGCTCATATGGAGGCAATACAGGAAGGAGCGTCGAGCAGAGCTGAACAACTAGAAGATgatgtagaagaagaacaaggagaagacaaTGCAGCCAGAGAATCAGTCAATGAAGTGAAGACGACCAGGATGAGAGCAGTGAGACCAGCTCCGTTAGATATTCTTGATCGAGTGAGTATCAACAACACCATAGAGACGCCTCGTTCCACCATCAAAGGAGTTCTCCAGGTTCCGAAGCAGACCGACTTAAAGTTCAGCAGAGAGAATCTGATGAAAGTCGAGGAGAAGCTGAGGCACGCTTTCATCGTGTTTTATCAGAAGCTGAGGCTTCTCAAGAGTTATAG TTTCTTGAATGTATTGGCATTTTTGAAGGTATTGAAGAAGTATGATAAG ATAACTTCAAGGGAAGCAACGAAGCATTACATGAAAATGGTTGATAGTTCATACCTTGGAAGCTCTGATGAT GTTGTGCGACTCATGGAGCGTGTTGAAGCCACATTCATAAAGCATTTTGCAAATGCTAATCGAACCAAAGGAATGAACATTCTACGGCCTAAAGCGAAACGAGAGAGACACAGAATTACATTCGCCACTG GTTTCTCTGCTGGATGCGTATTCTCTCTTATAGTGGCTCTTGTCGCGATCATCCGCACCCGAAATCTCTTGCAGGGGGATGGCCAGAAGCAGTACATGAATACTATGTTCCCTCTTTATAG CTTGTTCGGGTTTATCGTGCTGCACATAATAATGTATGCTGCTAATATATACTATTGGAGGCGTTACAAAGTAAACTATTCTTTCATATTTGGGTTCAAGCAAGGCACTGAACTTGGTTACATACAAGTCCTGCTTGTGGGTTTCACCATTGGTGTCTTTGCATTGCTTTGTGTTCTTGCCAATCTTGACATGGAGGCAGACCCCAAAACCAAAGGCTATCAAACATTAACtgaacttcttcctcttttcCTACTTATT GCCATGTTTTTGGTTCTAGTCTTGCCATTCAACTTCTTTTACCGATCAAGTCGCTACTTCTTCCTCGCTTGTGTGTTTCGTTGCCTCGCCGCTCCTCTTTACAAGGTAACATTGCCTGATTTCTTCTTGGCGGATCAGTTTACTAGCCAAGTTCAAGCTCTTAGAAGCATCGAGTTCTATGTTTGTTACTATGGTTGGGGAGACTTCAGACACAGAAAGAACACTTGTAACACTAGTTTGTACAACAGTTTCTTGTTCATTGTTGCTGTCCTCCCTTATGTCTCCCGCCTCCTTCAG TGCCTGCGACGGCTGTTTGAGGAGAAGAACCCGGAGCAAGGGTACAATGGACTTAAGTACTTATTAACTATAGTAGCCGTTTGCTTGAGAACTGCTTACAGTTTCCATAAAGGTGATATCGCTTGGAGGATGGTAGCCGCTATCTCCTCAGCTGCAGCTGCTATATTCTCTACTTACTGGGACTTTGTTCATGACTGGGGTCTTCTTAACCGGACATCGAAAAACCGCTGGCTTCGAGATAAGCTCATCATTCCTCAAAAGAAAGTATACTTCATCGCCATG attttgaatgtCCTGCTGAGATTTGCGTGGATTCAGACGGTTCTTGATTTCAACTTCTCCTTCATGCATAGACAGACGATGGTTACCACTGTTGCTAGTCTTGAGATTATTCGTCGTGGTATATGGAGTTTCTTCAG ATTAGAAAATGAGCATTTGAACAATGTTGGGAAATACAGAGCCTTTAAGTCTGTTCCACTACCATTCAACTACGATGAAGATGAAGACAAAGATGATTAA
- the LOC106415613 gene encoding phosphate transporter PHO1 homolog 3-like translates to MKFGKEFSSQMVPEWQQAYMNYGSLKKCLKDIMAFKLRSKHAAPRGGAKNHHGGGLSRKMTLYRTFSGLVSTPGRHRRGNSDDLEEGVPLTATSGPILVNTTVDHGCVTTFLMTTEEGGEYELVFFRRLDDEFNKVSKFYKGKVAEVLKEAVVLNKQMDALIAFRVKVENPEGWEEDERAVEITQLASDIASSAAAISASSPAGARSINVSTAHLEAIQEGGSSRAGRTEDVVQEEEEQEEESNGASACNTARDVNTTKMRAMRPAPLYILDRVWLNDTKETPRSTIKGFLQITKQTDLKFSRENLMMVEAKLRQALFVFYQKLRLLKSYSFLNVLAFSKILKKYDKITSRDAMKPYMKMVDTSHLGSSDEVVRLMERVEATFIKHFANANRTKGMNILRPKAKRERHRLTFSTGFLGGCIFSLIVALAAIIRTRDLLQQEDQEQYMNTMFPLYSLFGFIVLHIIMYAANIYYWKRYKVNYSFIFGFKQGTELGYRQVLLVGFSIGVLALLCVLANLDMEADPETKDYQALTELLPLFLFIAMFVVLVLPFKFFYGSTRLFFLTSLFHCLAAPLYKVTLPDFFLGDQLTSQVQALRSIEFYICYYGWGDFRHRKNTCNTGSYKAFIFIVAVIPYLSRLLQCMRRLFEEKNPEQGWNGLKYFLTIVAVCLRTAYSIQKHQVAWRVLAAIFSVIAAIFSTWWDFVHDWGLLNRTSKNRWLRDKLLIPQKKVYFIAMILNVLLRFAWIQTVLDFKFSFMHRETMITVVASLEIIRRGIWNFFRLENEHLNNVGKYRAFKSVPLPFNYDEDEDKDD, encoded by the exons ATGAAGTTCGGGAAGGAGTTCTCGTCTCAAATGGTGCCAGAGTGGCAACAAGCTTACATGAACTACGGTTCTCTCAAAAAGTGTCTCAAAGATATCATGGCATTCAAGCTCAGAAGCAAGCATGCAGCTCCTCGTGGTGGCGCCAAGAATCACCACGGCGGAGGATTAAGCCGCAAAATGACGTTGTACCGGACGTTTAGCGGCTTAGTCTCAACTCCGGGAAGACATAGACGCGGTAATTCTGACGACCTAGAGGAAGGTGTACCATTGACGGCGACGTCGGGTCCCATTCTAGTGAACACCACCGTGGATCACGGTTGCGTTACGACGTTTCTGATGACGACGGAGGAAGGAGGAGAGTACGAGCTGGTGTTTTTCCGGAGACTAGACGACGAGTTCAACAAAGTGAGTAAGTTTTACAAAGGGAAAGTGGCGGAAGTGCTGAAAGAAGCGGTGGTGCTCAACAAACAGATGGACGCTTTGATAGCGTTTCGTGTCAAAGTTGAGAATCCAGAAGGGTGGGAAGAGGATGAACGTGCGGTGGAGATCACTCAACTGGCTTCCGATATAGCTTCTTCTGCGGCGGCTATCTCCGCTTCTTCTCCCGCCGGAGCTAGATCTA tAAACGTTAGTACAGCTCATCTGGAGGCTATACAGGAAGGAGGGTCAAGCAGAGCTGGACGAACGGAAGATGttgttcaagaagaagaagaacaagaagaagaatcaaatgGAGCCTCGGCGTGTAACACAGCTAGAGACGTGAATACGACCAAGATGAGAGCAATGAGACCAGCTCCGCTATATATTCTTGATCGAGTGTGGTTAAACGACACCAAAGAGACGCCTCGTTCCACCATCAAAGGATTTCTCCAGATAACGAAGCAGACCGATTTAAAATTCAGCAGAGAAAATCTGATGATGGTCGAGGCGAAGCTGCGGCAAGCTTTATTCGTGTTTTATCAGAAGCTGAGGCTTCTCAAGAGCTACAG CTTTTTGAATGTATTGGCGTTCTCGAAGATATTGAAGAAGTACgataag ATAACTTCTAGGGATGCAATGAAGCCTTACATGAAAATGGTAGATACTTCACACCTTGGAAGCTCTGATGAA GTTGTGCGACTCATGGAGCGTGTTGAAGCTACTTTCATAAAGCATTTTGCAAATGCTAATCGAACAAAAGGAATGAATATTTTAAGGCCTAAAGCGAAACGAGAGCGACACAGACTTACATTCTCCACTG GTTTCTTGGGTGGATGCATTTTCTCTCTTATCGTGGCTCTTGCAGCGATTATCCGCACTCGAGACCTCTTGCAGCAGGAAGACCAAGAGCAATACATGAATACTATGTTCCCTCTTTATAG CTTGTTTGGGTTTATAGTGCTGCACATAATAATGTATGCTGCTAATATATACTACTGGAAGAGATACAAAGTAAACTATTCCTTCATATTTGGGTTCAAGCAAGGAACTGAACTTGGATACAGACAAGTCCTGCTTGTGGGTTTCAGTATCGGAGTCCTTGCATTGCTCTGTGTTCTTGCTAATCTTGACATGGAGGCAGATCCCGAAACGAAAGACTATCAAGCATTAACCgaacttcttcctcttttcCTATTTATT GCTATGTTTGTGGTTCTTGTCCTGCCATTCAAGTTCTTTTACGGCTCAACTCGCCTTTTCTTTCTCACCAGTTTGTTTCATTGCCTAGCCGCTCCTCTTTACAAG GTAACATTGCCTGATTTCTTCTTGGGAGATCAATTAACTAGCCAAGTTCAAGCTCTTAGAAGCATCGAGTTCTACATCTGTTACTATGGTTGGGGAGACTTCAGACACAGAAAGAACACTTGTAATACTGGTAGCTACAAGGCTTTCATCTTCATTGTTGCTGTTATCCCTTATCTCTCTCGCCTCCTTCAG TGCATGCGACGGCTGTTTGAGGAGAAAAATCCGGAGCAAGGGTGGAATGGACTCAAGTACTTCTTAACTATAGTGGCGGTTTGCTTGAGAACTGCTTACAGTATCCAGAAACATCAAGTCGCTTGGAGGGTCTTAGCCGCTATCTTCTCAGTTATAGCTGCAATATTCTCTACTTGGTGGGACTTTGTTCATGATTGGGGTCTTCTAAACCGAACATCCAAAAACCGCTGGCTTCGGGATAAACTTCTCATACCTCAAAAGAAAGTATACTTTATCGCCATG ATCTTGAATGTCCTGCTGAGATTTGCGTGGATCCAAACGGTTCTGGATTTCAAATTCTCCTTCATGCATAGGGAGACGATGATTACCGTTGTTGCTAGTCTTGAGATCATTCGTCGTGGTATATGGAATTTtttcag ATTAGAGAATGAGCATTTGAACAATGTTGGGAAATACAGAGCCTTCAAGTCTGTCCCATTACCATTCAACtacgatgaagatgaagataaagATGATTAG